DNA from Metabacillus flavus:
TAACCCGAAAATTATTAACTCCCGCGGTGAACAGACTGGACCGGAAGGATGCTTGAGCTTCCCGGGACTGTTTGGTGAAGTAAAACGCGCGGATTATGTGAAAGTGCATGCGCTCAATCGAAAAGGCAAACCTTTTACTGTGGAAGCAGACGGTTTTTTGGCAAGAGCCCTTCAGCATGAAATTGACCATCTGGATGGCACTCTTTTTACCACAAAAGTTCTTCGATACTATGAAGATGGAGAGCTCGAGGAAATGGAAGGATGAACGAAATGACAAGAATCGTATTCATGGGAACTCCTGATTTTTCTGTTCCTGTTCTAAGAAGGCTCGTAGATGAAGGGTACAATGTGGTCGGTGTAGTAACCCAGCCGGACCGTCCAAAAGGCCGCAAAAAAGAACTGACACCGCCCCCGGTCAAAACGGAGGCGCTAAAGCATGGTATTGAGGTTTTGCAGCCGGAGAAAATCCGCCATCAAAAGGATCTCGACCAAGTGCTGGCATTAAAACCTGATCTGGTTGTAACGGCGGCATTCGGACAAATTCTGCCGAATGAGCTGCTGGAAGCGCCAAAGCACGGCTGCATCAACGTCCATGCTTCCCTGCTCCCGGAACTTCGCGGCGGTGCACCGATTCATTACTCCATTTTACAGGGGAAAGAAAAAACAGGAATTACCATTATGTACATGGCCGAAAAACTTGATGCCGGGGATATCCTGACACAAGCAGAGGTTGTCATTACAGAAGAAGATAACGTCGGTACTTTGCATGATAAACTAAGCAAAGCGGGAACAGAACTTTTATCCGAAACCCTTCCAATGCTTCTCGAAGGCAAACTTAAGCCGATTAAGCAAAACGATTCAAAGGCCACCTTTGCTTCCAATATTAAGCGTGAACAGGAAAAGATCGACTGGACGAGAACAGGTGAAGAAATTTACAACCATATTCGCGGGTTAAATCCCTGGCCGGTTGCTTTCACCACTTTGGAGGGCCAAACGGTGAAAATTTGGCGGGGAGAAAAAATAAAAAGTTCGAATCCATCTGAACCAGGCACGGTCATTGGGGTTGACTCTGACGGTTTTGTTGTGGCTTCAGGAAACGGCACTGCCATTAAAATAGTCGAACTTCAGCCGTCAGGCAAGAAAAAAATGAGCGGGGAAGACTTTTTGCGCGGCAGCCAGATTACTCCCGGAACGAAACTTGGTGAATAAATGAAAACAGCAAATGTAAGAGAATTAGCCGTAGAAGCATTGATTGCCATTGAGAAGAATCAGGCATACAGCAATCTTCTGCTCAATACCACAATTCAGAAAAGTAATTTGTCACCTAAAGACGTGTCCTTATTCACAGAGCTTGTATACGGAACACTCCAAAGGAAAATGACGCTTGATTATTATTTAGAGCCTTTCATCTCCAAAGCAAAAAAAATGGAATTATGGGTACGGATTTTGCTTAGAATGTCCCTTTATCAAATGGAGTACCTTGACCGCATCCCAGAAAGAGCGATCTTTTTTGAAGCAGTCGAAATCTCCAAAAAGAAAGGGCATAAAGGCATTGCCGGGTTTGTAAATGGGGTCCTTCGCGCTGTTCAAAGAGAGGGCGTGCCTTCACTGAATGAAATAGAAGATCCCATTGAGCGTTTGGCGCTTGAAACCAGCCATCCGGTCTGGCTGGTGGAAAAATGGGCAGATCAGTATGGATTGGATAACACACGAAAAATGTGCGAAGTGCATCTTAAGCCGCCTGTCGCTTCAGCGAGGGTCAACCGAATGCATCTTACAGTTGAAGAGGCCGTTGAAGGTCTTCTAGAAGAATCTTTCGACGCTGCAAAAGGAGTTCTTTCAGAGGATGCGGTTATCCTGAAAAAAGGCAACGTATCAAAAAGCAGCCTGTTTAAAGCAGGAAAGCTGTCCATTCAGGATGAAAGCTCCATGCTTACAGCAAGAGCCGTGAATCCAGTAAAAAATGATGCAGTGCTTGATGCATGTGCTGCGCCTGGAGGAAAGTCATTGCATATGGCTGAAATGATGGAGGGCACAGGTGAGGTTGTTTCTCTTGATCTTCACAAACATAAAGTGAAACTAATTGAGGAACAGGCTAATCGGGCAGGCCTTATCAACATTTCTCCTCAGGTCATGGATGCAAGGGAGGCTCCACTAAAACTCAATGGAGTCAAGTTTGACAAAATTCTTGTAGATGCCCCTTGCTCAGGATTTGGTGTAATCCGAAGAAAACCGGATATAAAATATGCAAAAAATGCCGATGATGTTATCAGACTGTCTGCCATTCAGCAGGAGCTGCTGGATTCGGCTTCGCGTTTGCTTAAAAAAGGTGGTACACTTGTCTATAGTACGTGTACGATCGATAAGGAAGAAAACGAAGAGGTTATCGCTGATTTCCTTGCGTCCCACCCAGATTTTGAAGAAGATGATTCCTTAAAACAGTTCCTTCCGGAGAAGGTTCACCCATATATCAACGGCGGAAAGCTGCAAATTCTTCCGCATTATTTTGAAACAGATGGATTTTTCATCACGAGATTAAAAAAGAAGGTGTAGTCATTGAATAAAACAACAGCATTACAAGGAAAAAATGCATTAACAGCTGCCAAGCCGTCTATCTATTCACTTGAGCTCCATGAAATTAAAACATGGCTGGAGGAGAATGGGGAGAAAGGTTTTCGTGCACAGCAAATTTTTGACTGGCTTTTCATAAAAAGAGTCACCTCTTTTGAAGAGATGTCCAACCTGTCAAAAGAACTTCGCCAAAAACTGGAACAGCAATTCACATTGACAACGTTAAAAACGCTGATCCAGCAAACGTCCGGCGACGGTACGATGAAGTTTCTTTTCGAGCTGCATGATGGCTCTTCTATTGAAACGGTGCTGATGAAGCATGAGTATGGAAACTCCATTTGTGTAACCACTCAAGTTGGCTGCCGGATCGGATGTACGTTCTGCGCATCAACCCTTGGAGGATTAAAAAGAAACCTCGAAGCAGGAGAAATCGTTGCTCAGGTCGTAAAAGTACAGAAGGCTCTTGATGAACTTGGCGAACGCGTAAGCTCTGTCGTCATAATGGGAATCGGCGAACCGTTTGATAACTATGATGCGATGATGTCCTTCCTTAAAATCATCAACCATGATAAAGGATTGAACATTGGAGCACGCCATATTACTGTTTCCACAAGCGGAATTATTCCTAAAATCTACAAATTTGCAGATGAACAGATGCAAATTAACTTTGCCCTTTCCCTGCACGCTCCAAACAATGAAATCAGAAGCCGTCTAATGCCGATCAACAAGGCTTATAAGCTTCCTGATCTTATTGAATCCATCCGTTATTACGTAAACAAAACGGGACGCAGAATCTCATTTGAGTATGGATTATTCGGCGGTGTGAACGATCAGGTGGAGCATGCAGAAGAATTGGCTGACCTTATAAAAGGCATCAAATGCCACGTAAACCTTATTCCAGTGAACTATGTGCCGGAACGTGATTATGTGCGGACACCGAGGGAACAGATTTTTGCTTTTGAAAAAGCACTGAAAGACCGCGGTGTAAACGTAACGATTCGCCGTGAGCAAGGTTCCGATATTGATGCAGCATGCGGGCAGCTAAGGGCGAAGGAGCGGAAAGAAGAGACGAGGTGACCTTTTTTGGAGACTGCTTTTCGATCGGACATAGGAAAAGTCCGTTCTCATAATGAGGATTGTACAGGTATTTTCTTTAATAATGAACAAGCGGCTTTTGCCGTGGTAGCAGACGGAATGGGAGGCCATCTGGCGGGCGATGTAGCAAGCTCGATGGCCGTTTCCGCATTCCGCGGATTATGGGAGGAATCCGAGGGGATTCATACACCGGATGACGCGGAAAAATGGCTGAGCGGAAAGATCGAAGAGGTTAACCGGCTTCTGTTTGATCATGCCCTTAACCATCCTGAATGCAGCGGAATGGGGACGACTTTTGTCGGTGCCATCTGCACCCGTTCTTTTGCAACAATCGGGCATATCGGAGACAGCCGCTGCTATTTGCTGAATGCGAGCGGATTTAAACAGATTACCGAGGATCATTCCCTAGTTAATGAACTTGTCCGGTCAGGAGAAATTACGAAGGAAGATGCTGAACATCATCCCCGTAAAAATGTGCTGATGAGAGCGATGGGCACCGAGCTCAGGGTCCAAGTGGAAATCAAATCCTTTTGCACAGAAGAAGGAGATGCGCTGCTGCTGTGCTCAGATGGACTGTCCAACAAAGTAAGCGAAACTGAAATGGAAAACATCCTCACATCCGGTGCATCTCTAAATCATTCTGCTGAAAAGCTGATTCAGCTTGCGAATGAAAATGGCGGAGAAGATAATATTTCGGTTGCCATGGTCCTTATGCCTTCCGGGGATGGGGAAGGTGATCTTACTTGCTAATCGGAAAGAGAATCAGCGGCCGCTATCGCATTCTTGAAGTGATTGGCGGAGGAGGTATGGCGAATGTATACCTTGCTCAGGACGTGATTCTGGAACGAAAAGTTGCGGTTAAAGTGCTAAGATTTGATTTTGCAAATGATGAGGATTTCATTCGCCGATTCCGGCGTGAGGCACAATCAACGACGAGTCTGGATCATCCGAACATTGTGAGTATATACGATGTAGGGGAAGAAAACGGGATATATTATATCGTCATGGAATATGTGGCGGGTACCACCCTGAAACAATACATACAAAATCATGCTCCTCTTCATCCATCAGAAGCCTTGGATATTATGGTGCAGATTGTATCAGCTATTGAACATGCACATGAGAATTTTATCGTTCACAGAGACATTAAGCCGCACAACATACTGCTGGATCATGATGGAAGTGTGAAGGTTACAGATTTTGGAATCGCGATGGCGCTGAGTTCGGCTACTATTACACATACAAACTCTGTGCTCGGTTCAGTTCACTATCTTTCTCCGGAACAGGCGCGGGGCGGTTTGGCAACGAAAAAATCCGATCTGTATTCGCTTGGAATCGTACTTTACGAAATGCTTACAGGAAGGGTTCCATATGATGGAGAGTCGGCTGTGTCGATTGCCTTAAAGCATTTGCAGTCAGAAACTCCATCACCTGAGCGCTGGAATCCTTCTATTCCGCAGAGCTTGATTAATATCATATTAAAGGCAATGGCAAAGGACCCGTTTCATCGATATGATTCTGCCGAGGAGATGGAAGAGGATTTAAGAACCGCTTTGAATGCGGACAGGCTCAATGAGAAAAGATATGAGATTCCAGTAGATGATGAAGCAACAAAGGCCATTCCCGTCATAACGGATCAATACCTTTCAGATAAAAGTGAAACGATTAATCATTCGCAGCCGCCCGGCAATTCAAATGATGAAGCTAATCAGCATGGAAAACCTAAAAAGCCAAAAAAGAAAAAAAGCAAATTTGCTGTCTTTATCATAACAATTTTTATTATTTTGCTGGCTGCAGGAGTCAGTGCAGTCACCATCGTCCCTTCGCTGCTGCTGCCTGAAGATGTTTCAGTTCCCGATGTTTCAGGAGAAGAATACGGAGATGCGGTAAACACGTTAAGCGAGGCTGGATTCAGGGTGACGGAGAGATCGATGGCAAGTGATGACGTACCCGAAAATCATGTTGTGAAAACAGATCCTGAGAATGGAAAAATGGCTAAGGAAGGCTCCATGGTAACAATCTATCAAAGCACCGGAAAGAAAACGGCTGAGATTGAAGATTTAAAGGGCCGGGACATTGATACTGCAAAAGAATTACTGGAACGAAAAGGTTATGTAAACATAACCGTAGATGAAATTAATGACGACCAGGAGGCCGGGCTTGTAATTGATCAGGAGCCTTCGGCAGGAACAGAAGTCATTCCTTCGGAGGATGAAGTTAAGCTAACGGTCAGCAAGGGGCCGGAGGAAATTTTACTTGAAGATTTAAAGGGATATACTCAGAATGATGTAAACAGCTATACACAGGAAAAAGGACTCCTTCTTAAAGAAAAGGAAGAGTATTCTGATACGGTTCCCGAAGGCCAGGTTATTTCCCAGTCACCGGCAGCCGGAGAAAAACTAAAGCCCGGCGAAAGGCTTGAAGTGATTTTTTCACTTGGTAAAGAGCAGCAGGAAGTAGCAACTGTCTCCAAAGAAATTGAGATTCCGTATGAGCCTGCTGTACCTGGTGAAGAACAGGAAGTTCAAATTTGGATTAATGATGCGGAGCGGTCTTTTTCAGAACCGGAAGCAACCTTTAAAATTAAAGCGCCTGAAAAAAGAACGATTCAATTTAAAATAGCTCCCGGCCAAAATGCTTACTATCAGGTAACCGTTAATAGCCGAATCGTTGATAATGATACGATACCTTATCCAGACTAAAGGAGGGAATGTATGCCGGAAGGAAAGATTGTGAAGGCTTTAGCCGGCTTTTACTATGTATTAGACGGAGAGCGTTTTGTGCAGTGCAGAGGCAGAGGTCTATTCAGAAAGAACAAAGTAACCCCGCTGGTCGGGGATGAAGTGGTTTATCAGGCGGATAATGACCTGGAAGGAACGATTCTGGAGGTCTTGCCCAGAAAAAACGAGCTGGTCAGGCCGCCTATTTCAAACGTGGATCAGGCTATTCTTGTTTTTTCGGCTATCGAGCCTGCCTTCAGCACGCTTTTGCTGGACCGTTTTTTGGTATTGGTTGAAGCGAATGCTATTGAGCCGGTTATATGCATCAGCAAAACAGATTTAATTTCAAATCCCGATCAAAGAGAAGAAATTCTTTCATTTGCCGCGGATTACAAGGAAGCCGGATACCAGGTATTCCAGACTTCCACGGAAAGCATGGATGGTATTGCCGCACTGGGACCGCTGTTCGATAATAAAATATCGGTTTTTGCCGGTCAGTCCGGAGTTGGAAAATCATCATTGCTTAATGCGATTAAACCGGATCTTGCTTTAAAGACAGATGATATTTCGAGTCACCTTGGCCGTGGAAAGCATACAACGAGGCATGTTGAGCTCATTACGATTGATAACGGGCTTGTAGCTGACACGCCAGGATTCAGTTCTCTTGATTTCACTGATATTGAAGCCCAAGAGCTCGGCCAGTGCTTTCCTGAAATGAGGGAGAGGGCTCAGAATTGTAAATTCAGAGGCTGCACACATGTATCAGAGCCAAAGTGTGCCGTGAAAGCCGCTGTTGACAGCGGAGAAATTAAAGATTACAGATATGAGCATTATTTAAGTTTTCTAGAGGAAATTAAAGACAGAAAGCCGAGGTACTGACGTGGTTTATATCGCTCCATCTATTTTATCTGCGGATTTTTCAAAGCTAAAAGAAGAAATTAAGGATGTCGAGCACGGAGGGGCGGACTGGATCCATATCGATGTAATGGACGGCCATTTTGTCCCGAATATTACGATTGGGCCGCTAATTGTGAGAGCAGTGCGGCCTGTCACAGAACTGCCTTTAGACGTGCATTTGATGATTGAGAATCCGGATTCATACATTGATGAGTTTGCTGAAGCGGGAGCAGATTTGATATCCGTTCATGCCGAAGCGTGCACACACCTTCACAGAACCATTCAGCATATCAAATCTAAGGGAGTTAAAGCGGGAGTTGTTCTTAACCCTCATACACCGCTGCATGTCCTTGACTATGTATTAAAGGATTTGGATTATGTATTGCTAATGACGGTTAATCCGGGATTCGGAGGACAGGTATTCATACCGGAGATGCTCGCTAAAATTGAGACATTGTCAGAAAAGATTAAAGCGGCGGGTTTATCTGTACTGATTCAAATCGATGGCGGTGTAAATGCGGGCAATGCGAAGGCCTGCATGGAAGCAGGGGCTGATGTATTGGTTGCCGGCTCAGCTGTCTATGGATTTCCTGACCGGAAAAAAGCGATAAATGATATCAGAAGTGCTACTTGAAGGAATCACCGATAAGGTGATTCCTTTTTCATCATAAAATCAATATAATAATATTATGTAAACTTAAGGGGAGGAATTGGCTTTGAAATACATATACATAGTTGCAGGTGGACCTGAGAGGCTGATACCTGACCTTGCTGCTGCTGTTCACCCTGAAGTATCGTGGGTTGGAGTGGACAGAGGTGTCGTCTATCTCGCTGATCGAGGCATGAAAATGGAAGAAGCGATTGGAGATTTTGATTCGATCTCCGAGCGGGAACGCGAGGATCTTCAAACAAGACATAATGAATTGAAGATTTATCCTTCAGAAAAGGATAAAACGGATACAGAACTTGCACTTGACTGGGCAATCAGCAGGAATCCTGAACGAATCCGCATTTACGGTGCAACCGGGGGCAGACTGGACCATTTTTTTGCGAATATTTACTTATTAATGAAGGAATTTGAATGCTCCATTCCAATTGAGTTAGAGGACCGCTTTAATTTTATCAGGCTTTTGCCGCCTGGAAATCATGAGGTCGAATCAAGCGGGATCTTTCCATATGTGTCGTTTGTCCCTGCTGCTTCAGACGTTGAAGGTCTAACGTTAAAAGGATTTAAATATCCTCTGGAAAATCGTCATATTCCTTTTGGTTCTACACTATGTATTAGTAATGAATTGATTCATCACACCGGTACTGTTTCGTTTAACAGCGGCATATTAATGATGGTAAGAAGCCGTGATGAAACGAATATAAAGTGATGAATGCTAACCATAAGGCCAGCTAGTGCAGGGCCATTTCAAAGATCATTGAAAGGGCTGAGGAGGGAAATTATGAAGTTCTATACGATCAAACTGCCAAAGTTTCTGGGAGGAATAGTTCGGGCAATGCTTGGTTCTTTTAAAAAGGACTCATAAACATACAGGCGGATCCGCTTGTTTTCTAAAGTGCAAATCAGCAGAACGATGCTCTTCAACGGGCATCTTTTTCTTTTGGAACCAAAAAAGAGGAAATGCAGGTGATCCTGCCATTTCCTCTTTGCAGCCGTGAACGGCTATCTTATTGGCGTTCCAATTATACGCGTTCCACTTTACCGGATTTAAGGGCGCGAGCTGAAACGTATACACGTTTTGGCTTCCCGTTAACCAGGATGCGCACTTTTTGAACGTTGGCTCCCCATGTACGCTTGTTAGCGTTCATTGCGTGGGAACGTGTATTGCCAGAGCGGGTTTTTCTGCCTGTAATTACACATTTACGTGCCATAATATTCCCTCCTCACCTTGCAAAACCTCATTTGTAGCAAGCTATCGTTTCATTTCCGTTTGTCTTTTTAAAAAGACGCCCATCTTTGATGATTGCTCATACGGTTTAAAACGTCTCTATTCACGAGATACCTTAATAATTTACCATAATCCCCTTTTGAATTGCAACTATTCTTTGTCAAGTTTTTTTCCTTTGCGGACTTTTCACAATCAGGTTACGAATGGATGTGTTAGGGGAAGGTATAACATGAAGGATGCCGGTACCCTCTCCCTTGCTGATGGGAAATTTAAAAAAGTTCTTTCAAGAAAAACCCCTTGACATACCTGATGATGCTATGCTCTATAATAATAAGAGCCTTTTATGCCGTCCTATACAGCAATTCCTTTAAAATTTGCACGGCCTATAGTAAAATAGCTTTATCATGCGTATGGTCATCTAGACTGTGAACACGCCATCATGCTCATTGAAGGAAATTCATTGACCGAAAAACAAGGGAGGAAATAGCATGTCCATCGAACTTACCACCAAATACGGACAAATCGATATCTCCAATGAAGTAATTGGAACGGTAGCAGGCGGTGCCGCCATTGATTGCTACGGTATTGTAGGAATGGCCTCCAAAAATCAGATTAAAGATGGAATTACAGACATCCTCCGCAAGGAAAATTTCAGCAGGGGTGTCATCGTGCGACAAGCAGAAGACAGCATTCACATCGATATGTATATCATTGTAAGCTACGGAACGAAAATTTCAGAGGTAGCACATAACGTACAGACCAAAGTGAAATATACGCTTGATCACACGGTTGGATTAGCTGTAGACTCAGTAAATATTTTCGTTCAGGGAGTTCGTGTAACGAACCCGTAGTAAGGAGGAAAAATCGTGTCAATCAAAACTTTGGACGGCGAGCGCTTTGCTGAAATGATTTCACAGGGTGCCAGCCATTTATCCAATAATGCCAAAATGGTGGATGCCCTAAATGTTTTTCCGGTTCCAGATGGAGATACAGGCACTAACATGAACCTGTCTATGACATCAGGGGCCAAGGAAGTGCAAAAAAATGTCCAAGCCCATATTGGCAAAGTAGGGACAGCCCTTTCCAGAGGACTGCTTATGGGTGCACGGGGGAATTCGGGCGTCATCCTTTCTCAGCTGTTCAGAGGCTTCTCGAAGTCAATTGAAAGCAAAAGCACGATTACAGCGAAGGATTTTGCACAAGCTCTTCAAACCGGTGTTGATACAGCCTACAAAGCTGTAATGAAGCCTGTAGAGGGGACGATCCTTACTGTAGCAAAAGATGCAGCCAAAAAAGCCGTTTCTGAATCTAAAAATGAAGATGATCTTGTCAAACTGATGGAAGCGATTCTTGACGAAGCAAAGGCTTCATTGAATCGCACCCCCGATTTGCTTCCTGTTTTAAAGGAAGTGGGAGTTGTCGACAGCGGAGGTCAAGGTCTTGTATTAGTATACGAAGGGTTCCTGGCTGAATTGAAAGGCGAGAAAGTACCTGGAACTCCAATGGCACTGCCGTCCATGAATGATCTTGTCAGTGCGGAACACCATAAGAATGTTCACGCTCATATTAATACGGAAGACATTGAGTTCGGATACTGCACAGAGTTCATGGTTCGCTTTGAAGAGGGCAAGAAAGTCTTTTCTGAGGATCAGTTCCGCAATGATTTAAGTGAATTCGGAGATTCATTGCTCGTGATATCTGACGATGAGGTAGCGAAAATACATATTCATGCAGAGCACCCTGGCGAGGTGCTGTCATATGGACAAAAGTATGGAAGCCTGATCAGCATGAAGATTGAAAACATGCGTGAACAGCATAGCAGTCTTGTCGGTGAATCAGCTAAATCTCAGCCTGCCCAGAAGAAAAAGCAGAAGGAAAAATACGGCATCATCACCGTTACTATGGGTTCAGGAATTGCCGAATTGTTTAAAAGCATAGGCGCCCATGAAGTCATAGAAGGCGGCCAGACGATGAATCCAAGTACAGAAGATATCGTTTCTGCGATTGAAAAAGTGAATGCAGAAAACATTATCATCCTTCCGAACAATTCAAATATTGTGATGGCAGCCCGCCAGGCCGCATCAGTTGTTGAAGAGAATGTGCTGGTTATCCCTTCTAAAACCGTTCCTCAAGGGATGTCTGCTCTGCTTGCTTTCAATCCAGGCGTTAAACCTGAGGAAAACGAAGAAGTTATGACTGAAGCTCTCGGAAATGTAAAATCAGGTCAGGTAACATATGCCGTTCGCGACACTCAAATTGACGGCATGGATATTTCCAAAAATGATTTTATGGGTATTCTGAACGGAAAGATCGTGACGAAGGACAAAGTGCAAGTTCAGGCTGCTGTTAAGCTTCTTAAAGAAATGATCAATGATGAAGATGACATCTTGACCATTCTTTATGGAAGTGAATCAAGCGAAGAAGAAGTAAGCGAGCTTGTAAAGCAAATTGAAACGATGTTCAGCGACATTGAAGTGGAAGTGCATAACGGCAAACAGCCTCTGTACTCTTACATTTTCTCTGTCGAGTAAGAAGCTGTTATAAGGGTTAAGGACCGTCTGTATGACAGACGGTCCTATTTATGCGGAATTCGGCCGTATACAGGTTTAAAAGAAATCTGTTAAACTGAAATCAAACTGTAATAGGATGGTTTCTTTCATAAGAGAGGGGTATACAAAG
Protein-coding regions in this window:
- the rpmB gene encoding 50S ribosomal protein L28; translation: MARKCVITGRKTRSGNTRSHAMNANKRTWGANVQKVRILVNGKPKRVYVSARALKSGKVERV
- a CDS encoding Stp1/IreP family PP2C-type Ser/Thr phosphatase gives rise to the protein METAFRSDIGKVRSHNEDCTGIFFNNEQAAFAVVADGMGGHLAGDVASSMAVSAFRGLWEESEGIHTPDDAEKWLSGKIEEVNRLLFDHALNHPECSGMGTTFVGAICTRSFATIGHIGDSRCYLLNASGFKQITEDHSLVNELVRSGEITKEDAEHHPRKNVLMRAMGTELRVQVEIKSFCTEEGDALLLCSDGLSNKVSETEMENILTSGASLNHSAEKLIQLANENGGEDNISVAMVLMPSGDGEGDLTC
- the def gene encoding peptide deformylase; protein product: MAILKIAEHPDPILEQSCEKVTVFDRELTRLLKDMYETMIEADGVGLAAPQVGVAKRIAVVDIGDDYGKIEMINPKIINSRGEQTGPEGCLSFPGLFGEVKRADYVKVHALNRKGKPFTVEADGFLARALQHEIDHLDGTLFTTKVLRYYEDGELEEMEG
- the rsmB gene encoding 16S rRNA (cytosine(967)-C(5))-methyltransferase RsmB, encoding MKTANVRELAVEALIAIEKNQAYSNLLLNTTIQKSNLSPKDVSLFTELVYGTLQRKMTLDYYLEPFISKAKKMELWVRILLRMSLYQMEYLDRIPERAIFFEAVEISKKKGHKGIAGFVNGVLRAVQREGVPSLNEIEDPIERLALETSHPVWLVEKWADQYGLDNTRKMCEVHLKPPVASARVNRMHLTVEEAVEGLLEESFDAAKGVLSEDAVILKKGNVSKSSLFKAGKLSIQDESSMLTARAVNPVKNDAVLDACAAPGGKSLHMAEMMEGTGEVVSLDLHKHKVKLIEEQANRAGLINISPQVMDAREAPLKLNGVKFDKILVDAPCSGFGVIRRKPDIKYAKNADDVIRLSAIQQELLDSASRLLKKGGTLVYSTCTIDKEENEEVIADFLASHPDFEEDDSLKQFLPEKVHPYINGGKLQILPHYFETDGFFITRLKKKV
- the fmt gene encoding methionyl-tRNA formyltransferase, translating into MTRIVFMGTPDFSVPVLRRLVDEGYNVVGVVTQPDRPKGRKKELTPPPVKTEALKHGIEVLQPEKIRHQKDLDQVLALKPDLVVTAAFGQILPNELLEAPKHGCINVHASLLPELRGGAPIHYSILQGKEKTGITIMYMAEKLDAGDILTQAEVVITEEDNVGTLHDKLSKAGTELLSETLPMLLEGKLKPIKQNDSKATFASNIKREQEKIDWTRTGEEIYNHIRGLNPWPVAFTTLEGQTVKIWRGEKIKSSNPSEPGTVIGVDSDGFVVASGNGTAIKIVELQPSGKKKMSGEDFLRGSQITPGTKLGE
- the rlmN gene encoding 23S rRNA (adenine(2503)-C(2))-methyltransferase RlmN, encoding MNKTTALQGKNALTAAKPSIYSLELHEIKTWLEENGEKGFRAQQIFDWLFIKRVTSFEEMSNLSKELRQKLEQQFTLTTLKTLIQQTSGDGTMKFLFELHDGSSIETVLMKHEYGNSICVTTQVGCRIGCTFCASTLGGLKRNLEAGEIVAQVVKVQKALDELGERVSSVVIMGIGEPFDNYDAMMSFLKIINHDKGLNIGARHITVSTSGIIPKIYKFADEQMQINFALSLHAPNNEIRSRLMPINKAYKLPDLIESIRYYVNKTGRRISFEYGLFGGVNDQVEHAEELADLIKGIKCHVNLIPVNYVPERDYVRTPREQIFAFEKALKDRGVNVTIRREQGSDIDAACGQLRAKERKEETR
- the pknB gene encoding Stk1 family PASTA domain-containing Ser/Thr kinase is translated as MLIGKRISGRYRILEVIGGGGMANVYLAQDVILERKVAVKVLRFDFANDEDFIRRFRREAQSTTSLDHPNIVSIYDVGEENGIYYIVMEYVAGTTLKQYIQNHAPLHPSEALDIMVQIVSAIEHAHENFIVHRDIKPHNILLDHDGSVKVTDFGIAMALSSATITHTNSVLGSVHYLSPEQARGGLATKKSDLYSLGIVLYEMLTGRVPYDGESAVSIALKHLQSETPSPERWNPSIPQSLINIILKAMAKDPFHRYDSAEEMEEDLRTALNADRLNEKRYEIPVDDEATKAIPVITDQYLSDKSETINHSQPPGNSNDEANQHGKPKKPKKKKSKFAVFIITIFIILLAAGVSAVTIVPSLLLPEDVSVPDVSGEEYGDAVNTLSEAGFRVTERSMASDDVPENHVVKTDPENGKMAKEGSMVTIYQSTGKKTAEIEDLKGRDIDTAKELLERKGYVNITVDEINDDQEAGLVIDQEPSAGTEVIPSEDEVKLTVSKGPEEILLEDLKGYTQNDVNSYTQEKGLLLKEKEEYSDTVPEGQVISQSPAAGEKLKPGERLEVIFSLGKEQQEVATVSKEIEIPYEPAVPGEEQEVQIWINDAERSFSEPEATFKIKAPEKRTIQFKIAPGQNAYYQVTVNSRIVDNDTIPYPD
- a CDS encoding thiamine diphosphokinase; amino-acid sequence: MKYIYIVAGGPERLIPDLAAAVHPEVSWVGVDRGVVYLADRGMKMEEAIGDFDSISEREREDLQTRHNELKIYPSEKDKTDTELALDWAISRNPERIRIYGATGGRLDHFFANIYLLMKEFECSIPIELEDRFNFIRLLPPGNHEVESSGIFPYVSFVPAASDVEGLTLKGFKYPLENRHIPFGSTLCISNELIHHTGTVSFNSGILMMVRSRDETNIK
- a CDS encoding Asp23/Gls24 family envelope stress response protein, producing MSIELTTKYGQIDISNEVIGTVAGGAAIDCYGIVGMASKNQIKDGITDILRKENFSRGVIVRQAEDSIHIDMYIIVSYGTKISEVAHNVQTKVKYTLDHTVGLAVDSVNIFVQGVRVTNP
- the spoVM gene encoding stage V sporulation protein SpoVM, producing MKFYTIKLPKFLGGIVRAMLGSFKKDS
- the rpe gene encoding ribulose-phosphate 3-epimerase, with protein sequence MVYIAPSILSADFSKLKEEIKDVEHGGADWIHIDVMDGHFVPNITIGPLIVRAVRPVTELPLDVHLMIENPDSYIDEFAEAGADLISVHAEACTHLHRTIQHIKSKGVKAGVVLNPHTPLHVLDYVLKDLDYVLLMTVNPGFGGQVFIPEMLAKIETLSEKIKAAGLSVLIQIDGGVNAGNAKACMEAGADVLVAGSAVYGFPDRKKAINDIRSAT
- the rsgA gene encoding ribosome small subunit-dependent GTPase A; amino-acid sequence: MPEGKIVKALAGFYYVLDGERFVQCRGRGLFRKNKVTPLVGDEVVYQADNDLEGTILEVLPRKNELVRPPISNVDQAILVFSAIEPAFSTLLLDRFLVLVEANAIEPVICISKTDLISNPDQREEILSFAADYKEAGYQVFQTSTESMDGIAALGPLFDNKISVFAGQSGVGKSSLLNAIKPDLALKTDDISSHLGRGKHTTRHVELITIDNGLVADTPGFSSLDFTDIEAQELGQCFPEMRERAQNCKFRGCTHVSEPKCAVKAAVDSGEIKDYRYEHYLSFLEEIKDRKPRY